TGATATTTTgcaaaacagttcaaaaaaaaaatataaaaaaatataaataaatattaaaatgtaatgaaaattgcCCAAATTAgagctaattaattttttttgaatttctaagaataatagttatgttacctatgcatTCGGCAAATACGATTCAcatgttaattattacaatcatgctgatttttcagctaaaattaaaaaaaaataactagctctaacttgggcgattttcattaaattataatatattttttttttaactgttttaaaaaatacgatcaacaaaataaatttgtgataatttttgaatttttgaaaaaaaaatcgaatattatgctatttaattaggatttccatacttatgactgtaaagaaactgcatttaaatatattgattttccacggagatactaggGGTGATatgggacttctgggacacacgtatattatataaaagtagaTATAAAACTATGATGTAATaagttaatcaaaaataaaacattacaaaagTCCTCTACCCAACTATTTTATATGCTCAAAACATATTACACAATGGTATAAATATACTCAATAGAAATCAATAAATCAACTATTTTAGAGGTtgagatattattatgaaaactattaagttaaaatcacctactgttattttaagtttaattaccttaatacaaaaatatgtgaaatcCTAAATTTTGTATCGCtcttatgatttattttttgcattaaaTTGAACCAAACTctcttttaaattgatttattacagTAACGATTACCCATACCCCTTATCAACGCACTATTCTGACCAACAAGCAGCCTTCCACTTTTGGGTTGACAGATCCATTTAAGatccaatattatgttattagctttaatattagagcTAATTGACTCCTTGGTGCATCGGTGGCATCCTCTTAAATCAAGCTTGTTTTGTACGTGGagattaatagtaataatttaaaataattctaaaaaaaataacaggtataataataatagatacaaaattaatatacaggaaatgtatattataatttatcagttatctgTGTGTATACCAgcatactgaaaataatttaggcTAAAACAAGGTCGACTACAAGTCAAAACTTTGTAATTAAAGATCAAGTACGTCATATGATACAGAAcccaacatttttctaaaaaatatgaattcaaaaaaagttatattttttgttttttgtcacTTTtgcataaatgtttttaccatcaaaattgttcttataatcagattaccaaattggttatttttaaatttcccaaAACATTTGAAtcagttttaaacatttttattttcagctttgagaaataaaaacaaaaacaattataccataaataaaaagcaagtgtttaaaaattataattagcatatataagataaaattgtaattattgattACGACAAAAGTTATTgcattataatcaatatttaatttttttacagcctgtacctatatattatataccagatacctggTGGGTAATCGacgagataattatttttaactattattatacggtaGTTAGCCGGAAAGTTATCTAGAAAACGCGATGCTCCCCGAATACAATACAATTCCTGTACACCCTTGACGAGCGGTAAAGTTCACAGACATCGTTGTTCAACATATAGCACGCGCGCCGACGTCGACAATAGATTTTTATTCGTCATTTgcgcataggtacctaccatcaaaggctgggcattaacgagttaaaatgttaatttgattttgattttttaagtgaactagttacttttttttttaacttaatcaaaaaattaacaaaaagtgtgtactTAACTGGGTTAACCGGctgtagttaaattaacttttaactctttgttattggtgcatattaatttaattgagttaaaaaaaaaaaccattaactCGCCCAGCCTTGCCTACCATTATTATACAGCTAACATGAAGGGTATAGCTGGTATAAAAGGTATATTGGGACGTTGGCCTACAACGGTCTACGCGCGTCGCCGTAAACAAATATCGGATGGTTAcgtcatgtaataatatagatacctacctggTTACCATAGACTTTTAtgttaattagtaggtacttacagtgAATTATTGATGCCATAGTAACTTATCGGCTATACGGTCGGAAGCGGTACACCGAAacgataggtaggtatgtgataCAAGCACGGACCGCGATGAACTAGCTCGATTtctttataggttttttttcgatttttacaatactgacaaaaaaaaaacaaaaaaaaaaaagcgacgACAGTTTAATATCGGCCGAGACGTCTCCTTTGTCTTATACATAAATTGTTCCCATGGATACGACGACGGCGAAAGTTTGCCGCACGTAAAAATGTGTTAACAACACctgcacctatataatacaataatacattaataatattagacaaaTATGATATTACACCTAGGGaaaggtataggtaatatgagGTAGATACGTGAGTTATATGGGTACCATACCCTATTGGAGTTGTGTCGTCGgatgaaatttaaattgacGTTAAAAACGCCTAAATGTACTATAGTTGTAACTTATTGTAATGTAACCCTATAATCTCACGCTTCACGTCATACTTTAGGTACATGCAAGTcgtaattttcagaaaatgtcgatgatttttctttgtaatttttaacagtaaataattgtttaaaaatacagcTTGGGGGTGGCACCTAGGGCCCCCATTGGAGCCGCCCCTGATATACCTACCGATCTActactatatagtctataatggAAGCGTGTAGTTTCAAAACCAGCCATTaccactttttaaaaattttcaggaacaacaaaaaacgaaaaaggcctatattttgttataaatatgaacTCATAGGTTTGGATTGTATACATATTGGGTATGAATaggtgtttaataaaaatattactaccaGAGTTTATTAACATTACTAATTTCGAAATGGCTGGTTTCGTTCACGTTTTCATTAGATGACTGGTTTTGAATCCAACATTTTgtcgatttttatgaaaatggcTGGTTTTGAAATTCACTTTGCAATATAGGTGGTTTTGAAACTAACATtgcaacatttaataataataattatattaattatataactgcaTTGTTATGGCTGGTTCTGAAATAAATATCGCCAGATGGGTGACTTTGATACCAACCAACATTTTCCATGGTCAGTTTAGACCAGttcacgatgtagagaagatttcttctctacatcgtggaCCAGTTATAGCCTTATTTggtgttcaatatttttagagcACTTTTAATACAGCGTGACCATTTAGAAAATACGAAAAaaccagttttaaaaaaaagtgcttTTGGCTGGTTTTTAAGCTACACGCctcaattattaaatactttcatGAATACCTACTTCTctgatttaatttgtattgttatggaatattcatttaataaaaacaaataaataatcactacctatatttaaaattataaaataaattaacagcgCATAAGAGTAAGAACCAGTACCTATATCCTCCATTGGTCGAAATTCGGCCATAAAAccgttttaaacttttaactgtaaattcaaaatgctataaaatattgcatttcttGTCGCAGTTAGGTATTCGCGTTAGTGCTTCTTCTCTTTTTATCTCTATGAACGTTTTATATGAGAAAAacaggtacctaacctaaccgatatcatattttagtttttaagtctATAAAACACAAACATACGGACATTGCGTTGAAAAACAActgataattaactattattttctttatttaaactaattggTTAGGTTGCTGCTTTTCTTACTTCTTATTACCCGACTGCGcacgataattattttttcttaaattgttttaaattttatttaatggaaatattactatatatggCACTAGGTACCAGTAGCGTGGTGAACGGTAATTTCAGAGGCAGTTGCCTctgagattttttttaagtagagGGGTGGGTGGTAGCCGGTGGGTTCCAAAGTAAacgtaatatgataatatactcaataggtagttaataacgatctgaaatataattatttatattatattaatgcattattatgcATTGatacttgggatatttgtaacttgccAATGGAAATTTTTAGTTCGCCATGCCACTGGGCACTACCTTTTACAGATGTATATTCctattttcatatttcaattgcCTTATTACGTAATCATACGTAAACCAATGTAAACCATTTTTTTCTGCAAATCTACTGTATAATACCAATGattggtatacctatatctatatctgTTTAGTATTCCCcctaataggtatatgtaccaTTATAGACAGagttataaattgttacaaCATATAAAAAGTGCTtgcgtattattgtattaataggtatgtacatGGCCGTATTAGCGCATAGGCACTATGGGCACTGTGCCTAGGGCCTACGAAAGTAAAACGTGTGActacgatttttttgtaatatttatgcttttttattattattattataaattaatccgcACGATTGTACACGTTAGCAcaacaagtaaaatatcatgtatctaTTTAAGAATGATACCCCGATTActgtttatatagtatatttttaggtaatataataattataaataatataggtatcgtttacgtaatagaaacaatagtttattatcgaCTGCAGGTCGGTCGCTCCGCGTATGACTGCACGGTACTCACTAGTCTCTGTAAATGATGGCAAAGCAATTGACGCTGCAGATCAAATGAGTGCtagagataaattataaattcaaacattttatgttattgacaaagtggccgagcggactaagtcGTAGGTTTCGACGCGCACCGTCGTCGGTTCTAATCTCGGTCTCGGGCGGCCCTTCTCTTCGagcagtcacggtgtctggagagGGAGGCCATCAATCATCATCCCcaacccgggcatggcagatacttacgggtgcccgcatgaaaattctgccaaactaaaacaAACGTGTTTACAAAAACCTACAGTATCCTCCCGCACAGTTAAAAACcatccaatggcctaagttgtcaCGGGttaattaacaaacaaaaatatatatactgttatttttttgttacaattatatcttttgtatttaactttttaaagaaatatgcaaaatggtataaaataagttgttttttatggtttttgacaatataatataatacatttgtatataatatttggagtaaaattaattgtttttaagatctgttataaaaagtaataaaagtttagttttgatttttatgctgtaaatatttttgtttttaatggatTAACACTAAGATTTGATACATCCTCTCCCAAACAGAAGGtttcttaactatttaaacACTGGACATTACAGAGCCATATTAACGTGTATGcactaaatgtttaaatgtattgtgCCTACTGCCTAGGGCCTATGATAGTTTTAATCCGGGCCTGGGTATGTAGATAGGTGCTAATAAGAAATATTGacacaatataaattaagattctgagcaaagttattttttagtgattttataatacttactgAAATTACCGTAATAATAAAAcctaagtaataacaatataaatataacataaaatatcctagactgacaaatcgtctctgctcagaatcgtttttcataattttgtatacaatgatattatatcattgattcaaatttaagaccatccattacaacgaccctcttgtaacctactatgctgcagagtgacattcacttacccactttttttatttatactactaggtatttaatatttataggtatttgcaTTTTAAGCCTTTCTTGTATCGATTACATTATCAATgtttatacttgaaaattatagCTGCCAAACAAATGTAGATAATTAGGTGAGTGGTATtagagttaaaatataatttataattgttaaatttttataaaatatgtagtttaaaaataaatgctaatattattattattcaacattttattcaataggtacaataaaagatttaaaatatttacccaacaaaaaataaatttattttctagatTGTatgtttatgaattaaaacttgTAGGATAATTTTGCTTAGCTAAGTATGGATTAAACTGAGAATTATACTTTTGTACAATAGCCGGTTTTGGTTGTGGTTTTGAAACTTCGACAGGTACGACTCCATTTATTCTTGCCAATAATTGACTGGCTCTAAACCTCTCTTCTCTTTCTCTCTTTAATCTCTTTTCTCTAAGTTTTTccaaagttaatttatttttgtttttgtcattAACTTTTtcctttttcttttcttttttcttatgttttttcttatgtttttttataggtGATTCGTCCTTTTTTGTTATCAATTCTTTTGAATGATTACTGCCTTTTTGATCTGTTTCAACATATTTCTTCATGACAATAAGTGgatcattaaatgttttaacttttgtttCAATTTCTTTATCAGTTTCACACAAGTCTAATCGTTTTGGTTTCTTGTTATACCACTGTACATTGCCAGTCACCTCATCTGTGTCCTGTCCTAAATAAGTAAGATaaccaacttttttttcatatgcttCTTTTTCTTCCTTTTTTTCCTGTTCGTGTTCTTTGTTAACACCTGTATGAGCAACATGCCCATCTTCAAGGTCTTGGAACAAATTAACATGATTTAACACTTCAGGTTTAGTTTCTTCAGGTCGGTCTCCAGAGTCATCATATCTTTGTTTTGATCTATTTCTCAGCAATGAAAGTTTTGTTTCTTGCTCCTAATGAAAaacataagtattattaatatgcatttacaaattgttcataatattaaaattattttattttaaagattacctatatttatactttatattaataaatatggaaTGTGATAACGTAGAATTGGattttaagataattatattactaaaattg
This is a stretch of genomic DNA from Acyrthosiphon pisum isolate AL4f chromosome A3, pea_aphid_22Mar2018_4r6ur, whole genome shotgun sequence. It encodes these proteins:
- the LOC100165201 gene encoding leukocyte receptor cluster member 1 homolog (The RefSeq protein has 1 substitution compared to this genomic sequence) encodes the protein MNILPKKRWHVRTKDNIARVRRDEAQAAEEEKKLKMRIQLAEQETKLSLLRNRSKQRYDDSGDRPEETKPEVLSHVNLFQDLEDGHVAHTGVNKEHEQEKKEEKEAYEKKVGYLTYLGQDTDEVTGNVQWYNKKPKRLDLCETDKEIETKVKTFNDPLIVMKKYVETDQKGSNHSKELITKKDESPIKKHKKKHKKKEKKKEKVNDKNKNKLTLEKLREKRLKREREERFRASQLLARINGVVPVEVSKPQPKPAIVQKYNSQFNPYLAKQNYPTSFNS